From the genome of Ignavibacteriales bacterium, one region includes:
- a CDS encoding alpha/beta fold hydrolase, which yields MSNFDPVIEDQFYDPDYPASTLPVVFESYGSKLLGTMFRSAGAGQHPVIILLHGFPGYEVSYDLAHVFQRQGFNVLVFHYRGCLGSGGDYLWKNLVEDVPNSINFMESDYAQEKFGNDPDKIILMGHSMGGFAALYNSIQFDEIKYAASLAGFNAGLFGGLIESNKPVYEFSAQHLRPSMDFVKCDSSEILLNELITYKNEWNLLNHIEKLKEKNLLIIGAKNDSTTPLEIHHQPLINSLKTNNAKNVKDYILETGYSLADKRIELARIVSNWLNELNNY from the coding sequence ATGTCTAATTTCGATCCGGTAATTGAAGACCAATTTTATGATCCGGATTATCCGGCTTCTACATTACCGGTTGTATTTGAAAGTTACGGATCCAAACTTTTGGGAACAATGTTTCGTTCAGCCGGTGCCGGGCAGCATCCTGTAATTATACTTTTGCATGGGTTTCCCGGATATGAAGTAAGTTACGATCTCGCGCATGTTTTTCAGAGGCAAGGTTTTAATGTGCTGGTGTTTCATTATAGAGGATGTTTGGGAAGCGGCGGAGATTACCTCTGGAAAAATTTAGTTGAGGATGTCCCGAATTCAATAAATTTTATGGAGAGTGATTATGCGCAAGAAAAATTCGGTAATGACCCGGATAAAATAATTTTGATGGGACACAGCATGGGCGGATTCGCTGCGTTGTACAATTCAATTCAGTTTGACGAAATAAAATATGCCGCTTCGCTTGCGGGGTTTAATGCGGGATTGTTTGGCGGACTTATCGAATCTAACAAACCGGTTTATGAATTCAGCGCACAGCATCTGAGACCCTCAATGGATTTTGTAAAATGCGATTCATCCGAAATCCTTCTTAATGAATTGATCACTTACAAAAACGAATGGAATCTTTTAAATCACATTGAAAAATTGAAAGAGAAAAATTTATTAATCATCGGCGCAAAAAATGATTCGACTACACCGCTGGAAATCCATCATCAACCGTTAATTAATTCTTTGAAAACAAATAATGCAAAAAATGTTAAGGACTATATTCTGGAAACGGGATATTCATTAGCAGACAAACGAATTGAGCTTGCAAGAATAGTCTCTAATTGGTTAAATGAACTTAATAATTACTAA
- a CDS encoding proline--tRNA ligase has protein sequence MRLSKSFIPTLKEVPNDAVIPSHILMIRAGLVRQVSAGIYTWLPLGYKVLRKIMDIIREEMNAIGGQEFHFPGLNPKEIWEQTGRVEAFGDILFQIKNREYVLAPTHEEIVAFHAKGSIVSYKDMPQIWYQIQTKFRNEPRPRSGVIRGRQFIMKDAYTLDKDTAGLDVGYALHDKAYRSIFDRCGIKYFIVGASSGAMGGSKSEEFMVKSSAGEDTVAYCEKCGYAANAEVAESVAISAIHHADSKSVYEISTPDVKSIDELCTFLKLGEHETAKSRIYINDGQPVLVLMLGNDEVNETKLTSVLGGVVRPAHPDELKEITGADAGSIGPINFPHRTIADNLLKDGNNLYSGANKNDYHVGGLDLKRDAPKIEYFDLRTAENGEKCIRCGSTLEVFKAIELGHIFKLGTKYSEALGVNFLDENGKEKPIVMGSYGIGVDRVFACFIEQNFDEKGIVWKEPLNPFDIHLIGLNMKNALVSEACERLYIDLIADGYEVLFDDRLDASAGFKFNDADLLGMPVQVIVGEKNLKDGKVEFKNRKSGQKKVVELDKLLDQLQEPF, from the coding sequence ATGAGATTAAGTAAATCGTTTATACCGACATTAAAAGAAGTGCCGAATGACGCTGTAATTCCAAGCCACATTTTAATGATACGTGCGGGATTAGTGCGGCAAGTTTCAGCGGGAATTTATACCTGGCTTCCGCTTGGATACAAAGTGCTAAGAAAAATTATGGATATCATCCGCGAGGAGATGAACGCGATCGGCGGACAGGAATTTCATTTTCCGGGTTTGAACCCGAAAGAGATTTGGGAACAGACCGGGCGCGTTGAAGCGTTCGGCGATATTCTTTTTCAAATAAAAAACCGGGAATACGTTTTAGCACCGACACATGAAGAAATTGTAGCTTTTCATGCAAAAGGTTCTATCGTTTCATATAAAGATATGCCGCAAATTTGGTATCAGATTCAAACCAAGTTTAGAAATGAACCGCGCCCTCGCAGCGGCGTAATACGCGGAAGACAATTTATAATGAAAGACGCGTACACCCTTGATAAAGACACAGCCGGATTGGATGTTGGTTATGCACTTCATGATAAAGCATACCGATCAATTTTTGACAGATGCGGAATAAAATATTTTATTGTCGGAGCTTCGAGCGGCGCAATGGGCGGAAGCAAATCGGAAGAATTTATGGTTAAGAGTTCTGCCGGAGAAGATACTGTTGCGTACTGCGAAAAATGCGGTTATGCCGCTAATGCAGAAGTTGCTGAATCGGTTGCTATAAGTGCAATACATCACGCCGATAGTAAATCAGTTTATGAAATTTCTACACCGGATGTAAAATCAATTGACGAGCTTTGTACATTTTTAAAACTTGGAGAGCACGAAACTGCAAAATCAAGGATCTATATTAATGACGGTCAGCCTGTGCTTGTATTGATGCTCGGCAACGATGAAGTGAATGAAACAAAACTTACTTCTGTTCTTGGAGGCGTAGTTCGTCCGGCTCATCCAGATGAATTGAAAGAAATTACCGGCGCCGATGCAGGCTCGATTGGACCGATTAATTTTCCTCACCGGACGATTGCTGATAATCTTTTAAAAGACGGAAACAATCTTTACAGCGGTGCGAACAAAAATGATTATCACGTTGGCGGTTTAGATTTAAAACGCGACGCACCTAAAATTGAATATTTTGATTTACGTACTGCCGAAAACGGTGAAAAATGTATTCGCTGCGGTTCAACACTCGAAGTTTTCAAAGCAATCGAGCTGGGACATATTTTTAAACTCGGCACAAAATATTCTGAGGCGCTTGGTGTTAATTTCTTAGATGAGAATGGAAAAGAAAAACCAATTGTTATGGGAAGCTACGGAATTGGCGTTGACCGTGTGTTTGCTTGTTTTATCGAACAAAATTTTGATGAGAAAGGAATTGTGTGGAAAGAACCCCTTAATCCTTTCGATATCCATTTGATCGGGTTGAACATGAAGAACGCTTTAGTATCCGAAGCATGCGAACGTCTTTATATTGATTTGATTGCCGACGGTTACGAAGTTCTATTCGATGACCGTTTGGATGCAAGTGCGGGTTTTAAATTTAATGATGCGGATTTACTAGGTATGCCAGTTCAGGTTATTGTTGGCGAGAAAAATCTGAAAGACGGAAAAGTTGAGTTTAAAAATAGAAAGTCCGGACAGAAAAAAGTTGTTGAACTGGACAAACTGTTAGATCAGCTTCAAGAACCGTTTTAG
- the rsmI gene encoding 16S rRNA (cytidine(1402)-2'-O)-methyltransferase, whose amino-acid sequence MTNNLKTLYIVSTPIGNYEDITLRALSTLNSVDFIICEEFKEARRLLSHFKIEKELLSLNEHNQEESSRELFEKISSGKSAALISDCGTPLFSDPGHLLVQMCIAAKIDIIPVPGASSLLPALVGSGFNLDKFYYAGWLSPKSDIRKTELLKLKNVREMIVLMETPYRLKAILTDISEIFGTSVQTVVAFDLTLPSEKFFRGTVSSILKIVSEKNLKGEFVLLINNKK is encoded by the coding sequence ATGACTAATAATTTAAAAACACTTTATATTGTTTCCACACCAATCGGCAATTACGAAGATATTACACTCCGTGCACTGAGTACACTTAACTCAGTTGATTTTATTATCTGTGAAGAATTCAAAGAAGCGCGACGGCTTTTATCTCATTTCAAAATTGAAAAAGAACTTCTCTCACTTAACGAACATAACCAGGAAGAATCTTCACGAGAGCTATTTGAGAAAATTTCTTCCGGTAAATCCGCTGCATTAATTTCAGATTGCGGCACTCCCCTTTTTTCTGATCCGGGACATCTTCTTGTACAGATGTGCATTGCTGCCAAAATTGATATAATTCCGGTACCGGGAGCGAGTTCACTTTTACCTGCTCTCGTAGGTTCCGGCTTTAATCTTGATAAATTTTATTATGCCGGCTGGCTTTCGCCCAAAAGCGATATTCGTAAAACGGAATTGCTGAAGTTGAAAAACGTCAGAGAGATGATTGTACTAATGGAAACCCCTTATAGATTAAAAGCAATTCTAACAGACATCTCGGAAATATTCGGCACATCTGTTCAAACAGTTGTTGCTTTTGATCTTACACTTCCCTCAGAAAAATTTTTCCGGGGAACGGTTTCTAGCATTCTAAAAATTGTTTCTGAAAAAAACCTCAAAGGCGAATTTGTTTTGTTAATAAATAATAAAAAGTAA
- a CDS encoding DUF1569 domain-containing protein yields MKTLFQKETFDELVNRINQLTSNTQRLWGKMNVDQMLAHCSATVEAATGEKDYPQAFIGKLIGRFFKTSFLNEVPLKRNGPTNPDFKISNPQSFGNEKEKLLGLIQSFYEGGEAKCTTNPHSFFGKLSKEEWARLMYKHVDHHLQQFGA; encoded by the coding sequence ATGAAGACCTTATTCCAAAAAGAAACATTTGATGAATTAGTCAATAGAATAAATCAACTAACTTCAAATACACAAAGACTTTGGGGAAAGATGAATGTTGATCAGATGCTCGCACATTGCTCGGCAACTGTTGAGGCGGCAACCGGTGAAAAAGATTATCCTCAGGCTTTCATCGGTAAATTGATAGGACGATTTTTCAAAACATCTTTTCTAAATGAAGTGCCTCTTAAAAGAAATGGACCGACAAATCCAGATTTTAAAATTTCAAATCCACAAAGTTTCGGAAATGAAAAAGAAAAATTACTAGGTCTAATACAATCATTTTACGAAGGCGGAGAAGCAAAATGCACAACTAATCCGCACTCATTTTTCGGTAAGCTAAGTAAAGAGGAGTGGGCGCGCTTGATGTACAAGCATGTAGATCATCACCTGCAGCAATTTGGCGCATAG
- a CDS encoding NifU family protein, protein MLQVQDVDLTPNPQALKFVINEKLLNRETRNFKTKVEAQNDPLAKGIFEIPGVVSVFYMDKFITIEKEAKVAWGQIQRPFVEFIKNFDKSLIPAENVASQISSEEETALLKKVNEILDQRVRPALAGDGGGLEVTGMEGLTLKIRYQGACGSCPSSIRGTLVAIENLLRREINPAIEVVSAD, encoded by the coding sequence ATGTTACAAGTTCAAGATGTAGATCTTACACCAAATCCTCAGGCTCTAAAGTTTGTCATAAACGAAAAATTATTGAACCGGGAAACACGCAATTTTAAAACAAAAGTTGAAGCTCAGAACGATCCGCTTGCTAAAGGTATATTCGAAATTCCAGGTGTGGTTTCAGTTTTCTATATGGACAAGTTCATCACTATAGAAAAAGAAGCAAAGGTTGCATGGGGCCAAATTCAGCGTCCGTTTGTTGAGTTTATCAAAAATTTTGATAAGTCATTGATACCTGCAGAAAATGTTGCCTCACAAATAAGCAGCGAAGAAGAAACCGCACTTCTAAAAAAGGTAAATGAGATTTTAGATCAGCGTGTTCGCCCGGCACTCGCTGGCGACGGCGGTGGACTTGAGGTTACCGGCATGGAGGGATTAACTCTCAAGATTCGTTACCAAGGGGCTTGCGGCAGCTGTCCTAGCTCAATTAGAGGCACCCTGGTAGCTATTGAGAATCTATTGAGGCGTGAAATAAACCCAGCTATTGAGGTGGTTTCAGCCGATTAA
- a CDS encoding PQQ-binding-like beta-propeller repeat protein has product MKNKYLLVLSLLISSAVYAQIQKSSSTPISFLSDNNHSSVYNETPVVSAPEAKYFYKTGGSIRSTPAVFQNKLFFGSGDKNFYCLDENSGNLLWKFKTGGAITSSPAISNNKIYFASKDGFLYCLKYLDGNELWKINLGNELPYKWEFDYYLSSPTIYNGVVYIGSGDGNLYAVNSESGKLLWKFFVGSRVRSTPAVANGILYFGDMAGKLYALDLKSQKPKWIFETSGATIKIEDFGFDRAAFISSPTIHENYILIGSREGCLYCVDMETGKLNWKDDQKMSWVISTPTIFNENAIVGTSDGHFVKSLNIKTGTEIWRFKTATPVWTSIAVAGNVAYGGDYSGNFFALNVETGIKLWEFKTDDRIHSSPIIHNGVIYFGSDDGYLYAIKGSPKNSDRLQKSKKAVYWEESKGFNWFQNRSDEIIKDFFVKEGYELVDGNKIKLFMEERLKDKLPSAIIFARNDFPTSIHNDSTKSDLLREYLKGDNKVVLLGENPLAYIKNKDGVVTEVDYRKATKYFGIEYGGELTDAMKGLIPCYVTEDGIKAGLKGFWIPMAAVTPDQVTTVYAKDENGFAASWLKNYGGPKNSGLVQLWVNRQLPVSLPMIKNAVEFGMQ; this is encoded by the coding sequence TTGAAGAATAAATATTTACTTGTTTTATCTCTCTTAATTTCATCGGCGGTCTATGCTCAAATTCAAAAAAGCAGTTCTACACCGATCAGTTTTTTATCTGATAATAATCATTCATCTGTTTACAATGAAACACCCGTTGTATCAGCCCCAGAAGCAAAATATTTTTATAAAACCGGCGGTTCAATCCGATCAACACCTGCCGTCTTTCAAAACAAATTGTTTTTTGGAAGCGGTGACAAAAATTTTTATTGCCTCGATGAAAATTCGGGAAATTTATTGTGGAAATTTAAAACCGGTGGCGCTATAACTTCATCTCCCGCCATTTCAAATAATAAAATTTATTTTGCAAGTAAAGATGGATTTCTTTACTGCCTGAAATACCTTGACGGCAATGAACTCTGGAAAATTAATCTTGGAAATGAGTTACCCTACAAATGGGAATTTGACTACTATCTTTCAAGCCCAACAATTTATAATGGAGTTGTCTATATCGGAAGCGGTGACGGCAATTTATATGCGGTAAATTCTGAATCCGGAAAATTATTGTGGAAATTTTTCGTTGGATCAAGAGTCAGAAGTACACCTGCTGTAGCCAACGGAATTTTATATTTCGGAGACATGGCTGGTAAGCTCTATGCATTGGACTTAAAGTCACAAAAGCCCAAGTGGATCTTTGAAACATCCGGTGCAACAATTAAAATAGAAGATTTTGGCTTTGATAGAGCGGCGTTTATTTCTTCACCCACAATTCATGAAAATTATATTTTGATTGGAAGTAGAGAAGGATGCCTTTATTGTGTTGATATGGAAACCGGAAAACTAAACTGGAAAGACGATCAAAAAATGTCGTGGGTTATTTCAACTCCGACAATATTTAATGAAAATGCAATTGTGGGAACTTCAGACGGACATTTTGTAAAATCATTGAATATTAAAACCGGAACCGAGATTTGGAGATTCAAAACCGCAACACCAGTCTGGACTTCTATAGCAGTGGCAGGTAATGTTGCCTACGGAGGAGATTATTCCGGCAACTTTTTTGCATTGAATGTAGAGACCGGAATTAAACTTTGGGAATTCAAAACCGATGATAGAATTCACTCATCACCAATTATTCATAACGGCGTGATTTATTTTGGTTCCGACGACGGTTATCTTTATGCAATCAAAGGTTCTCCAAAAAATTCAGATCGATTGCAAAAATCAAAGAAAGCTGTTTATTGGGAAGAGTCAAAAGGATTCAACTGGTTTCAGAATAGATCCGATGAAATAATAAAAGATTTTTTCGTAAAAGAAGGATATGAATTAGTTGACGGGAATAAAATAAAATTGTTCATGGAAGAACGGTTAAAAGATAAATTACCGAGTGCAATTATTTTTGCTAGGAACGATTTTCCAACTTCTATTCATAATGATTCTACAAAAAGTGATTTACTCCGCGAATATCTCAAAGGAGATAATAAAGTTGTTCTTCTTGGAGAAAACCCATTGGCATATATTAAGAATAAAGATGGTGTTGTCACTGAAGTCGATTATAGAAAAGCCACTAAATATTTTGGAATTGAATACGGCGGCGAATTAACAGATGCCATGAAAGGGTTAATTCCTTGTTATGTTACGGAAGATGGAATTAAAGCCGGCTTGAAGGGTTTCTGGATTCCAATGGCAGCCGTAACCCCGGATCAGGTTACCACCGTCTATGCAAAAGATGAAAATGGATTTGCTGCCTCCTGGTTAAAAAATTATGGCGGACCGAAAAATTCCGGTTTAGTTCAACTTTGGGTTAATAGGCAATTGCCGGTTTCACTACCAATGATTAAAAATGCAGTTGAATTCGGAATGCAGTAA
- the ybaK gene encoding Cys-tRNA(Pro) deacylase gives MKTNAIRILESQNISHTATEYESNEEEIDAISVAHKIGAEPETVFKTLVARNEKNEPLVFVIPGNFELNLKKAAVASASKKIEMIKVKELQPLTGYIRGGCSPIGMKKLFPTFIDETAQLFEKIYCSAGVRGIQINLDPTDLARITKAIFIDLI, from the coding sequence ATGAAAACAAACGCCATCCGGATATTAGAATCTCAAAACATTTCTCATACTGCAACTGAATACGAATCCAATGAAGAAGAAATTGATGCAATCTCGGTAGCTCATAAAATTGGAGCCGAACCGGAAACAGTTTTCAAAACTTTGGTTGCGAGAAATGAAAAGAATGAACCCTTAGTTTTTGTTATTCCCGGTAATTTTGAATTGAATTTGAAAAAAGCAGCAGTTGCAAGCGCCAGCAAAAAAATTGAAATGATAAAAGTAAAGGAATTGCAGCCGTTAACAGGTTATATACGCGGCGGATGTTCTCCTATCGGCATGAAAAAATTATTTCCAACGTTTATAGATGAAACTGCCCAGCTTTTTGAAAAAATTTACTGCAGCGCCGGTGTTCGTGGTATACAGATAAATCTTGATCCGACTGATTTGGCCCGGATAACTAAAGCAATATTTATTGATCTGATTTAA
- a CDS encoding carboxy terminal-processing peptidase, which produces MKKLLVIIVLFVLSSINNAQNPSEVLAKDHSIDSNKVVLPDETYRRECQVITQFLSFYHYKKQPLNDSVSAVIFKEYLEALDNSKLYFIKSDIQKFEKYKTQMDDFLKSGNLDPAFEIFNVFKKRLAERIKYVDELLKQKFDFTVNESFAPDREKADWAESSEELDELWRLRIKNDALNMILAGKDWTNSQDLLTKRYHNYHKIILQYETEDVFALFMNAFTRVYDPHTDYFSPSASDNFNIAMKLSLEGIGATLRQDGDYTAVASIVPGGPAYKSGLLHEEDKIIGVAQGDGGEMVDVIGWRLDDAIQLIRGKKGTLVRLQILKAKNSPSDPPTEIKIVREEVKLEEQAAKDEIINVEENGTNFKLGVIKLPSFYTDFEGQQKGKPDYKSTTRDVKNLLNKLKEQKVDGVILDLRNNGGGSLQEAIQLTGLFIKDGPVVQVKNSTNNIEIDQDPDPNIIYDGPLAVIVNRFSASASEIFAAAIQDYGRGLILGSNTYGKGTVQNMIDLNRAIQVPNKKLGQLKLTFAKFYRINGGTTQLLGVKPDIDFPSQFNAKEFGESGQTSALPWDQIPSAQFKRFSDLSKSFPILQKKHDERIKKDPEYQYLQQDVEEFTMNHEKKEISLNETIRRQERDEAELRRKQREEERAKTLGIKIEEKKEVPTPGTNASDYELKESGRILADLILSKVG; this is translated from the coding sequence ATGAAGAAACTACTTGTAATTATTGTTCTCTTTGTGCTATCATCGATTAACAATGCACAAAATCCGAGTGAAGTCTTAGCTAAGGATCATTCAATAGACTCGAATAAAGTTGTATTACCCGATGAAACATATAGACGTGAATGTCAGGTTATTACACAATTTCTTTCGTTTTATCATTACAAAAAGCAGCCGCTTAACGATTCTGTTTCGGCCGTAATTTTCAAAGAATACCTTGAAGCTCTGGATAACAGCAAACTTTACTTTATTAAAAGCGATATTCAGAAATTCGAAAAGTATAAAACACAAATGGACGATTTTTTGAAATCCGGAAATTTAGACCCTGCTTTCGAAATATTTAACGTCTTTAAAAAACGTTTAGCTGAAAGAATCAAATATGTTGATGAGCTTCTCAAACAAAAATTTGATTTCACGGTAAATGAATCTTTTGCACCAGATCGTGAAAAAGCCGACTGGGCAGAATCAAGCGAAGAACTTGATGAGCTATGGCGGCTGCGTATTAAAAATGATGCGTTGAATATGATTCTTGCTGGAAAGGATTGGACAAATTCACAGGATCTTTTAACCAAACGGTATCATAACTATCATAAAATAATTTTACAATATGAAACAGAGGATGTCTTTGCTTTATTTATGAATGCTTTTACTCGAGTCTATGACCCGCATACCGATTATTTTTCCCCTTCGGCATCAGATAATTTTAATATAGCTATGAAACTTTCTCTTGAAGGAATTGGTGCAACATTAAGACAGGATGGTGACTACACTGCCGTTGCAAGTATTGTCCCCGGCGGCCCAGCATATAAAAGCGGACTGCTTCATGAAGAAGATAAAATTATTGGGGTTGCTCAAGGTGATGGCGGTGAAATGGTTGATGTAATTGGATGGCGATTAGATGATGCAATTCAATTGATTCGAGGTAAAAAGGGAACACTGGTTCGATTGCAAATATTAAAAGCGAAAAATAGTCCTAGCGATCCTCCGACAGAAATTAAAATTGTACGCGAAGAAGTAAAACTTGAAGAACAAGCTGCGAAAGATGAAATAATAAACGTCGAAGAAAACGGTACAAACTTTAAACTCGGCGTTATTAAACTCCCGTCTTTCTACACGGATTTTGAAGGTCAGCAGAAAGGGAAACCCGATTATAAAAGTACAACACGCGACGTAAAGAATCTTTTAAATAAATTAAAAGAACAAAAAGTTGATGGAGTAATTTTGGATTTAAGGAATAACGGCGGCGGATCGCTTCAAGAAGCAATTCAACTTACAGGATTATTCATAAAAGATGGCCCGGTTGTACAGGTAAAGAATTCGACAAATAATATTGAAATTGATCAGGATCCCGACCCAAATATAATTTATGATGGTCCCTTAGCAGTTATTGTAAATCGTTTTAGCGCTTCTGCTTCTGAAATTTTTGCCGCGGCAATTCAAGATTACGGAAGAGGATTAATTCTTGGTTCAAATACATATGGAAAGGGAACTGTTCAAAACATGATTGATCTGAACCGCGCGATTCAAGTTCCAAATAAAAAATTGGGACAGCTAAAACTCACATTTGCAAAATTTTACAGGATCAATGGAGGCACTACACAACTTTTAGGAGTTAAGCCTGATATTGATTTTCCGTCACAATTTAATGCTAAAGAGTTCGGTGAAAGTGGTCAAACGAGCGCTTTACCGTGGGATCAAATCCCTTCTGCACAGTTCAAAAGATTTTCCGATCTTTCAAAATCTTTTCCAATTCTTCAAAAAAAACATGATGAGCGGATAAAGAAAGATCCCGAGTATCAGTATTTGCAGCAAGATGTTGAGGAGTTTACAATGAACCATGAGAAGAAAGAAATTTCTTTGAATGAAACTATTCGCAGACAAGAAAGGGATGAAGCCGAATTGAGACGGAAGCAGAGAGAGGAAGAGCGTGCAAAAACCCTTGGAATTAAGATAGAGGAAAAGAAGGAAGTTCCAACGCCGGGTACAAATGCTAGCGATTATGAATTGAAAGAGAGCGGAAGGATTTTGGCGGATTTAATTTTATCTAAAGTTGGATAA
- a CDS encoding MmcQ/YjbR family DNA-binding protein: MDIEKVRNYCIKKKMTSEGFPFGEEVLVFKVMNKMFCLANLTPPYTINLKCDPEYAVELREKYSAVTAGYHMNKIHWNTIFLDGSIPDKEILSWIDHSYELIVASLPKKDQLLFKKK; the protein is encoded by the coding sequence ATGGACATAGAAAAGGTTCGCAATTACTGCATAAAGAAGAAAATGACTTCTGAAGGATTTCCTTTTGGAGAAGAGGTTCTTGTCTTTAAGGTAATGAATAAAATGTTTTGTCTTGCAAATTTAACTCCGCCGTACACAATCAACTTAAAATGCGATCCGGAATATGCTGTAGAGCTACGTGAAAAATATAGTGCTGTTACAGCGGGTTATCATATGAATAAAATTCACTGGAATACAATTTTCTTAGATGGTTCCATTCCCGATAAAGAAATTCTAAGTTGGATTGATCACTCATATGAACTGATAGTCGCTAGTCTTCCCAAGAAAGATCAATTATTGTTTAAGAAAAAGTAA
- a CDS encoding AMP-binding protein, producing MTELKKMTLLHVLNNSAEKFADRPAVSFVDRTKITYREFKSKVDSISSFLKDEGIIAGDKVAILSENQPNWGIVYFAITTMGAIAVPIMTEFNSTEVHHILRHSESKAIFVSAKYFNKIEDADVDSLSTTVLLDDFSVIPANTKNDLLKEVISGGKKEFAKIKEAALKFVGLLPGEVEEESIALILYTSGTTGHSKGVILTHKNIVSDALSTLNMVHVDANTRMLSILPLFHTIESTLGLVIPIIQGASVTYLDKPPTAAALLPALTKVKPTVMLAVPLIIEKIFRNRILPEFNKKAIVRGLYKIPTIRKRLHKIAGKKLMQTFGGELEMFCIGGASLAADVERFLNEAGFPYAIGYGLTETSPLVTGTNPQGVRLRSAGKVMQWMEVKIDNPDPKNGEGEVLIKGPNVMKGYYRDPEKTKEVFTSDGWFKSGDLGVIDKDGYLFIKGRSKNVIIGPNGKNIYPEEIESIINEFPYVAESLVITRGDQLIAKIYPNFDEIDLEYKLQRLTEPKAREIINKIFSDLLVQINQRVNTFSRINKIIEQREPFEKTPTQKIKRYLYVE from the coding sequence ATGACCGAATTAAAAAAGATGACGCTTCTACATGTTCTGAATAACAGTGCTGAAAAATTTGCTGACCGTCCTGCTGTTTCGTTTGTAGATAGAACTAAAATTACTTACCGGGAATTTAAATCAAAAGTAGATTCTATCTCATCCTTTCTCAAAGACGAGGGAATAATTGCCGGAGACAAAGTTGCAATTCTTAGCGAGAACCAGCCGAATTGGGGAATAGTTTACTTTGCCATTACAACGATGGGCGCAATTGCTGTTCCTATTATGACGGAATTTAATTCTACGGAAGTACATCATATACTTCGCCATTCGGAAAGTAAAGCAATCTTTGTCTCGGCAAAATATTTCAATAAAATTGAAGATGCGGATGTTGATTCTTTATCGACAACGGTTTTATTAGATGACTTTTCTGTTATACCTGCTAATACAAAAAATGATCTTTTAAAAGAAGTGATTTCAGGCGGTAAAAAAGAGTTTGCAAAAATTAAAGAAGCGGCTCTTAAATTCGTTGGTTTGCTGCCAGGCGAAGTTGAAGAAGAAAGCATTGCCTTGATACTTTATACAAGCGGCACTACGGGACATTCGAAAGGAGTGATTCTAACTCATAAAAATATTGTCTCGGACGCACTCTCAACTCTTAATATGGTTCATGTTGATGCCAACACAAGAATGTTGTCAATTCTTCCTCTCTTCCATACAATTGAATCTACTCTTGGATTAGTAATCCCGATCATTCAAGGTGCTTCTGTAACATACTTGGATAAACCGCCGACTGCCGCGGCACTCCTTCCCGCGCTAACAAAAGTAAAACCAACCGTTATGCTGGCTGTTCCGCTTATCATTGAAAAAATATTCCGCAATAGAATCTTGCCGGAATTTAATAAGAAAGCAATCGTACGAGGTCTTTATAAAATCCCAACCATAAGAAAACGGTTACATAAAATTGCCGGCAAAAAATTAATGCAAACCTTTGGTGGAGAATTGGAAATGTTTTGTATAGGTGGTGCGTCGCTTGCTGCAGATGTCGAAAGGTTTTTGAATGAAGCTGGATTTCCTTATGCAATAGGTTACGGTTTAACCGAAACTTCTCCGCTTGTAACGGGCACAAACCCCCAAGGTGTACGGCTCCGCTCTGCCGGAAAAGTTATGCAATGGATGGAAGTAAAAATTGATAACCCGGACCCAAAGAATGGAGAAGGTGAAGTTCTTATTAAAGGTCCGAATGTCATGAAGGGCTATTACAGGGATCCCGAAAAGACAAAAGAAGTTTTTACTTCAGACGGTTGGTTTAAAAGCGGCGATCTTGGTGTGATTGATAAAGATGGATATCTCTTTATTAAAGGAAGATCCAAAAACGTTATTATTGGCCCTAACGGCAAAAATATTTATCCGGAAGAGATCGAATCAATCATAAACGAATTTCCTTACGTTGCAGAATCATTAGTGATAACTAGAGGCGATCAACTTATTGCAAAAATATATCCGAACTTTGATGAAATTGACCTGGAATATAAATTACAACGGTTGACTGAACCAAAGGCACGAGAGATCATTAATAAAATTTTTTCCGATCTACTTGTACAGATCAACCAAAGAGTTAACACATTCTCGCGTATCAATAAAATTATTGAACAGCGAGAACCTTTTGAAAAAACTCCGACTCAAAAAATTAAAAGATATCTTTATGTGGAATGA